The sequence below is a genomic window from Xiphophorus maculatus strain JP 163 A chromosome 18, X_maculatus-5.0-male, whole genome shotgun sequence.
atttattttgtattttttgcacttttgctcactgtgtgttatctttgttttttgcctgggagctgctggtaacttcaatttcctgagggagtcttcccaagggatcaataaagtacaagtctaagtctaagtctaagatCTGGAGCTGTGGTCTGTTGAACAGAACTTTACAAGAAGTTAGTTAGTTCTGCAATTCTCCGGTTTGTCTTGGCTTAGCAAGTACTTAACTCCCGTAGAACGGAATCATGGAACTGTATTAAAGAATGTTGTTTGGATAAAGTCCTCCTAATGGTGTCTGCGGGGTTTGACTGTTGGCCTGAATGTTCTGTCATGTTGGGATCCAGTTTCTTCACCCACAGGCAGAACAACCACAGGATAACAGAAATcagttaaattatgtttatttaaataatatgacACGATGGGTTGAGAAGATATGATCTTTGGGACAGGCTCACAGAGTCATCTGCACACTAAGGGACAGCAAAAGGAGATGGTGAGTTTGAGGTAGTTGGAAAAGGGAACTGCGAGATGAATTAGACTAATCTTACTTGTAAAGATGATGATCTCCATCAGGGAGAGGGTAGACTGCCGGTTTGGGGCTTTGGTCACTCTGTCGGTGTCTTTGAGAATATCTAGGTTCCAGAGGGGAGGGTCTGCCGAGAGGGTCCCGGGTGAAGATGTGGAGGCTGcggtggagggcggacaggtaagttcAGGCATGGAGGGAGACAGAGGAGCGATCTGACTGCCAGTCACAAGCAGTTCCTGGACACTCCAGGAACTGCTTGTGATCAAACTGAGGAGGTGATGGTGAGACTCGGCGTTACGAGGCGAGAGAATCCAGAAAGCCAGAATAAAGTCTTCACAAGGAGGAACCATGGTGTCACGAGGAAACACCTGAGAGGAAGGCAACAAGAGAAATTACTCAGAGTCACTTCTTGGGAGAAACACAGAGAGTTAACTCAGGGGGGCTCAGAGTACCATtactggcaaacactcaggcaaTGAAGTGCTGACAGTCTGCTCCTCTTGAGCTCCAGGAATAATGAGATGATGAGACACAGGTGCGCTGAACCATGGGCACGTGCCTCCAAGACGGCAGCCTCTGTCGCCATCTGGTTGATGAAGGGTGAAGCAGCAGGTGAacaggaaaaagcaaaaaacccacaaagaagACCAAAACCCCGGTTCCCAACACCatctttcagactgaaaatgtgtgctcttggattatacAGAAAAATCCGTCCATAGTCTTTCTGAGTTGAAACTTGCCATCACTTAGAGTAAACCTGATCAACCTGAAGGCTTAGCAGCCATGATAGAATTACTGGACCTTTTGCCtcagcatttttaaatacagcCATAGCACATAGACTGAAGTGAGGTTACGAAGAATCAGAAACCTTGTCAAAAataatactgaaatattttctgaagaaactagtttttaagttaataatcTCTCACCCTTgtggaaaaatttatttatggtCTGTTTCAACCATATTGAAACTTGTCCACGATTCcaattgtaataaaaacaacagtgaTGGCAACATCGTTTGTAGTGGTCAACTCAAAGTAACAGTTAGTTTTGAACCAAAACTTTTAGGTGTCTGCTGGAGAGGTGAAGATAAAGAGTAGTTTACTTTTCAGATTCTCAATGACTCAAAACGTACGTCCATTTCAGCAAAAGAATGATTTCTTAAGAGGAAAAGAGAAAGTTTGGAATGGTCCAGCCAAAGTTCACAACTAAATTCAATTGCAACTCTTTGGGTTCACATGAAAAAGACTGCAGACAAAACACAATCGCAATCCATTAAATTTGGAGAGTGGGCAAAATGATCACCTttgaaaatggtcaaataaaCCTGGTCATAAACCGGTAATTTAAAAGGGGTCTTATGATCATATTTGAAAAATGATCATAaggtgaatatttttcaaagatcaagttggctcaatttgaTCTTTGAATCAAGTTGAATTAGGACTCCCAACAATGACTTTGGATGCTGAAACTGAACTAAGTGTGCTTCAACAAACAATTAGTTtatggtgtgaatacttctgcagcCAAGTTAATGCACTCGTATTTTGTTACATATTTCCTTCCTACATTTATTTTGGTCAGCTTAATTGCGCAGAATAAATGACAGAttactttttaaagacaaacaaatgatCAGACAAAGTGAACAAAAGGcagaataaatttgacattcagaaaagaaaagtaattttcaaaacaaacttttcattcACCTTTTCTGCTTTGACCCATTTTTCTAATCTAAGTCCTGTTTTGAATGATTAACATAGATCTGCAATAGATTCTGCAGATCAGTAACTAAGGGAACAATGCTCTGTGGTACATTTGCCTGTAAAAtgaatttatgatttttttatggaGGTTTTTCTATGAGGAAAaggtcataaaaacatttttttcattctggtcAGCATGCTGAAATGTCACAACCAGCAAATAAAGGCCAACGGAGTTTGCTTTCTTGGCTGGCGGCGTGGGCGTTTTTTCACCCTAAGCCAGCAGTCCTGAGCCTCCAGTGGGGGATTTCCACAAGTTTCGGCTCAGCAGGAACAGACAAGACGATTGCCAAGGATTTGTGGAATACATGCTGAACACACTCACTTATCCACCCTGAGAGCTTTGCTATCTGACACACTGATTTTAGTTGCAGAGTTTGGGAAAAGGCATAAAATGCTGCCATAACCAACCAAACCCCATCATTTTACACTCActaaagatttgttttcatttgtgtttgttgagGCATTTAAATACCAGGGAAAACTTATTTGATTCAGAGGTTGGCCTACCTGACACCAATAGGTCAAGTATGTACTTGacactgcaaacatttaaagGCTTCAGTTTTCCAAACTTGATGaaacttgtcattttaatgaAGAGAGACGTTTCCCACCAAACATTCACTTTTGCTACTGATGTGTTTGGGAATAAGCTGAAAGGAGGCATGAGACAGTCTgagaggatttattttttctttttctttttagaactGCAcaggtgtttttgtcttttaaaaataatttgcaaagtAACGTTGAACAGTTAAACAGCAAGAGAAACACGAACAAagttatctatctatctatctatctatctatctatctatctatctatctatctatctatctatctatctatctaacaGTGAGTGATTGGAATTATGTTGTACAAAGTAGTAGTTAACAAACTTgacttttggatttttgttattAGCAACCCTAACAgtaatgtcaaaatgttttcattatgaATGTGTTCACCTTTGGATGCCTTCCTTGGTGATCTAACCCTGTGTCTCCTCTCATTTCAAGACACGCCCAGATTCTCTACAGACTAATCTGattgctctgctgttttttcccGTTTGTAAAGATGGTAGTTTCCCTCCAGACCAACACATGGCAAAAACCGCCGTCACCATTTTGTCAGAGCTACTGTTACATATACCAGTGATGGCGAGATGAAGCTTCACGATGCACTGAGGCTTTCCATCAAACTGTTTGACACATGAGCTGATGCACCATGGTGCTTCATATGCTCTACTGCAACATCAAGTGGACAATAAATCCACAACAGGCAAAGTGAAAATTCCATGCTGTTTAAAGCTTTAAATCGAAGAACAAGTGACTTTTGTGAAGCCAACAAATAAATcctgaatattttctgtttttatgacacAAAGGCTGgatcaaaagaaaaactgaaaacaaattgaGGAGTGGGTAAAGATGTGAGCTTGTTACTTTGTAACCATTCTTATATCACAACatttaattacagtttatttgtttttatgcttaaCTATATTTCTTTTGCTATGTACTTTTACTATGGTGTCTTGTCTTTATGCAGGGCTCTATAATATAAAGATTGGAGTGAGGGAGGGATTAATCTTTCTTGCAGTTGATGTCAAGCCATGATCTTTTCATCTATTCCGCTCAACTTCCCTGGCATTACTATCTTTGTGTTTGCTAGGTGTGTATTTTTCAATGACTTGTGTGTGATGTGTGAAGTcgattttaaatgcaaaaacaaacgGTTTGCTTTTGACAAGTGGCATCTAAACTAACcctaaacaatgaaaataaatgacagaaagcCATGATGCAGGAGGTGAAGCGGTTCGTCTCAGGTTTCTGCACGTCTGCACACAGGAGTCATACTGAATCCAACATGTCAACATAACAAACAAAGTCATTCTGCACATTACAGCCCACTCTCTTGAGCTTCAATGTCAATGATGCTTGGTTTTCAAAAAGGCTTtctaatttaaaactgaaaagtatgGCATGCATATATACTCAGCCCTCTTTCTTTATCTAGTAGAATCAGTTGCACTTTGGAATTCATCAGCATCAAAAAACAAAGTCCACCTGTGAGTAAAACAATCTGTACAGATTCAGATGTTATTTGAGCGCCCCAGAGATTTATTAGAGAGCAACAAAAAGTATCATGGAGGACAAGGAGCACAGCAGATAGGTCAAGGAAAAAGTTATGACAAAGCCCAAAGAATAAGTTATAAAATCATATCATATATCTGTTTAATCGATCATCTAAAGTTGGGAAGAGTGTGGAAGTCTACATGTCGCATACGGAGAGTCAGTTACCAGGCCAACAGTAAGTCATACCATatctagctgcatttccattacaaatgtgctcaaaacTTTGGCTATATTCCACcaatgctgaaaaaacaaaatttcacaattgcagtcCAGTCTGTCTATTTTCTAGTGATGTACAAACTGAAAGtaacagtgttttgtttcttccagATTTGGTGGAGCTGGAGGAACCTGGTCCACTCTGGGAGACTGTGGTTCTTGGTGTTTGAGAGCACACCTTCTTGTGGGTCAGAGGACGGTGGGATGTTTGTATGGTATAGGTCAGGAGAGGATGACGACGAGCTTGTTCCTGAGCTGAACCTGTTGAAGAATGTGTTCAGCTCATTTGCTCTGTCCAGATTTCCATCAATCTGATCCTCCTTTTGCTTGAAGCCTGTGATCTTCTTTGTCCCTGACCACACATCTGTGATATTGTTCCTTTGCAGTTTGTTCTCCAGCTTCTTCCTGTACTTCTCCTTACTGTCACCAATCTTGACTTTGAGCTGCTTCTGTATACTCCTCAGTAACTCCCTGTCTCGTTCCCTATAGgctctttttttccttgtttaaaAGTTCCTTTAGCTCCTGATTCCTGGTGATCCAGGGTTTGTTATTCAGGAAGCATCTTACTGTTCTGGTGAAGATGGTGCTGTCCACACAGACGTTTATATAGTCTAGTGAGTCACACATCAGTCACACCATGACATCAGTCATAGCTCTGATGTGATCTCCATGTGGCTGGCACAGAGTAGTCCACTATTGCAGAATTTTACATATATTAACAGGCACACTTGCTTGATAGCTTACCTTATTATTCTTTAAAAGAAGCAAGCCAAAGTGGAAGCCATCAGGTTTCCCTCCACTCTCCATCCTGTGTGCTGAACTGTTCCATTACTGAGCAGAAAGGACTAAACTGTGCAGTGAAAGAGGTGTTGTAACTTACTGTTTGTGAATGAGCTTAACTCTAAATAACATAATTCTCACTCTAAACAATAACTAcgtttgtgttttacaaaattcAAGTAATTGTTGCTTCATAAATATAAGTCATAAGTATATTTTGCTGATAGATCCAATAGCTACCTTAATTTGTAATTAAGGTAGCTATTGGATGTTACagtgcagattattttactgcattttaatGACAGATTTCtatgacagattatttcacttgtaacaagacattATAAGTCAGTGCATTATCAGTCAGTGCaactagtacattttcatcaataataaactattgtttacttaaaacaagctcccatatcttcctgaaaagttacttgtaagttagttttgtcttatttcaagtgcactaagatattttcacaaaagactagaccaaaaatacttggcaagactttgtggttttgcagtggaCCTTGGAATAGTATTTATGCTGCTTAAGCTTTCCcatctttttgttaatttttaataCTCAAATCTTTTTATACATAGAAATCTGAATAATTTGctgtacatttgtattcaagCCTCCTGAAAGAATACTTTTCAGTCTcaaattttttctttgttttttgctaaaagaaaaacaaaatttaaaatccaCTCCACACACCTGTTTTATTCTtgtaacttattttttaattgtgaatAATAACAAATCATGTgtactaaaataaatcaaggttgtaaaaaacaattatagAAAACTGTCTGTGTATCCATTAAACAATCATCAGTCACTCCAGTGCAGCGTCCGGCGGTCAGAGAACAAACTGAAATGCAAAGCAGACTATGACAACAAACAGTCCAGCTGAGTAGATGAGGGGATTCACAGTCACAGAGCAAAGACACCAAATCTTATCAAGTcattttgttctagtttctattGCATGCATCCTAGTATACTTGCAATAAGgcaacttaaaagtaacttttcagcaataaataggAGATTGctttacataaataatttcttaatattgataaaactgGTAACtggtttcacttataacatggaaaaatgtcatgttataagttaaataatctgccaatggaactagtactttttatcaacattaagaaattattgacttgaaacaatcatatttttgctgaaaagttcattttaagttggttttgtcttattgcaaATATACTAGGATATCTGCAATCGATACtaggacaaaaatacttggcaagattttgtgtttttgcagctggAACTCCTCATCATAGAATATTGTAACACATTTCAGAGCCCAGAGGGAAATCCTTCCTGAAGTAGCTCTCCTCCACAGGCTGGATGTAGGGATAGTCTGTGGGGAGGTGGTAGGGGGCGTACTCATCGAGGGGGGTGCTCTCCAGCTGGGCCGGCCAGCATTCTGCCACATTGTCCTGATGGGGGTTGCAGTACTGATAGGGGTAGCGTTTTGAGAGGGAGCCGTGGAAGCTGGACTCCATCCTGGTGGGTGAGTCATAGCaagacgaggaggaagaggaaaaggagTCCTGAGGGGAGTAGCTGTTGGGATCCAGGGGGGTGTAGAGTGTCAGGGACTCTGACGAGGAGCAGGCCGCCTGGAAGAGGGGAGGGAACGACCAGCAGACGTAGAGCGTTAGTCTGAGTAGAAGTTGTCATGGAAACAGGACACAGTGAGAAAGAGTGAGAATTTAACTCTGCTTGAGCCAAGTCTGGCTCAGAAAATGTTTGGTCACACCACAGATTAGTGTGAAAATCACCCTGCAGTCAGTGCAGCCTTTACTTACAGTTTATTGTAAATTGTGTTAATTATTGGAGAtaaaatttatacatttacttTTAACAATGTCTGAAATATGGTTAAAAAGTGAAAGAGTCAAgattttttcctacatttgtCTTCCTCAGATGCACTTCTCTTTTACTCTGAGTATGTTATTTTGTAAAGGTTTTCATGACTCTAATGATCTTCATTTGACAattgtcagacaggaaagtaggTCATGAGAGACGGTGAAGACATAGAAGTCATTGCACCAGGACTCAAACCTGTGGCAGCAACATCAAGGACTGAGGCCCCCGTTTAATCACGCTTTACCACTGCCCCACCCATGagtctgttatttttaataagagcAGAGTATcatgtttctttatatttactGTACAGTCTCACTTcttattttcacagatttttatcTCTGCGTGACTCTGTGTTTGTCTTCAATTTGCAGCTGGTCCCACAGTGGGACAGTAAAGgatatttctgttctgttttttattctatCAGAAAATGCCTGCATGAAAATGTCTCATAAAGTGTAATTGTAAAGTGGTTTGTTGTGGTATATTTGGGCTGAATCTTAGTTTGACTAAAATTAGAGGccaaaaatgtagaaacaaagatttatttccaacatattaaaataacaaatggcAATCTAATCATCCATTTTCTagcacccttgtccctagtggggtcagcaGGTcctggtgcttatctccagctaacgttccaggccagaggcggggtcacctggacaggtctcCAGTCTGTctcaggacaacacagagacagacaggacaaacaaccatgcacacactcacacctaggaaGAATTTAGcaaaaccaattaacctgacagtgttgtttttggactgtgggaggaagccggagaacccggagagaacccaccatgcacagggaagaacatgcaaactccataaAGAAAGACCCCGGgtcgggaatcaaacccaggaccttcttgctgctagcaacagtgctaccaactgcaccactgtgcagcccgcaTTCTAACTAACATAATTATAATAagattttatatatgtttaatgtgtttttttctttcattttagttttatgattaatgttagcattttattcaagtaattTAGCaattttggttgttgttttgttagcgtgcttctttgtcttttaagcACACTGAGTCACATTTGATTGtctaaaatgtgtctttttattctgtGATTGCAACAATATAAGTAGTAGTAATTTACTGAAAGTTTCTAATAACTGAACAGACTAATTCTTACTTGATTCTTGGATGGTCGTATTCTCTCCTTAATTTTGCGATAAACTGACATATGAAATGTGGAGTCACACAaaagttgtaaataaaataaaagtgacgCCTTTTAACTTTGGATTTGGTAAAAATTGAAGAGATGCTTTTCATGGAGAAAGACTTGAAGACTCACCATCCCTTGGCCGTAGTAGTCCACGTCTGAGGAGATCGCGTGACTCCAGGGCAGCGGGGAGGATGTGGGCAGAGGAGGCAGGGAGTTGTAGTCCATGGCTCCTCTGGAACTGAAACTGTAGTCGTTGCTGGGCAACATCAAGTCCCcgaactgctgctgctgggtgTCGCAGAACGCGCTCGCCTGCATGTGCAGGCTGCACGAGCTCTTAGTGACAGGGAGGCAGGGCGCGCGCAGCTGCAGGGCTCGAGAGCTCATGTCCGCCTGAGGGGCGGCAGGAGGAGGATCCTCGTGACGATCTAATgagatcagattttttaaaaattagattagGGCAATAAACTGCAGATTAATCAGCAATAACATGAGACAATGCGGCATGCTGACGCAGAAGCAGCTGCTCTGTCTTCCTCTATTCAGACCGCAGCGTGCTGTCTGCGCTCTAACACTAATTCAACTCCGTGATGTCATGGCGACAGCAGCAACTGACACTCTGGAGCGCTTAGGCTTAGAGCTGACAATAATTTACAGCAGCTGCATTCCGACAAGCCCTGCTTTCATCTGAGAGCTGCGCTCCGCGGGGTCAGTGCGGGTCAGGGCAGGTTCCTGCCTGTCAGCACCGGGGTATGCAGCGCGCTGCCCGGGATCTGAGATCAAGCTGCGGATCGCATAACTGCGGCATGTAGGCAGGGCAGACACATGACTTCAGATTTGATAGAGAATGACTGAAAACAGTAAAACgaatgcagctttaaaatgttctgaactTTGATGTTTCACTTACTTTGGGGCACGGATGGATAAAGTTCCTTTTGCTCCAAGTAAACCTGCAAAAACAGCCATCCAGCAGGAGGATGGTTGGATCATATCGAGGAAGAGGAAATGGACAGTTAGAGTTTTGTACAGGTTTACTGTACATATCGTCACCTTCCTTAAATAATGGtctttattta
It includes:
- the colca2 gene encoding colorectal cancer-associated protein 2 isoform X2, which produces MSEKQRVYQGVRVKTTVKELLQRHRAKEASRKPQPVYLEQKELYPSVPQNRHEDPPPAAPQADMSSRALQLRAPCLPVTKSSCSLHMQASAFCDTQQQQFGDLMLPSNDYSFSSRGAMDYNSLPPLPTSSPLPWSHAISSDVDYYGQGMAACSSSESLTLYTPLDPNSYSPQDSFSSSSSSCYDSPTRMESSFHGSLSKRYPYQYCNPHQDNVAECWPAQLESTPLDEYAPYHLPTDYPYIQPVEESYFRKDFPLGSEMCYNIL
- the colca2 gene encoding colorectal cancer-associated protein 2 isoform X1; translation: MSDSFRWFFCAEKQRVYQGVRVKTTVKELLQRHRAKEASRKPQPVYLEQKELYPSVPQNRHEDPPPAAPQADMSSRALQLRAPCLPVTKSSCSLHMQASAFCDTQQQQFGDLMLPSNDYSFSSRGAMDYNSLPPLPTSSPLPWSHAISSDVDYYGQGMAACSSSESLTLYTPLDPNSYSPQDSFSSSSSSCYDSPTRMESSFHGSLSKRYPYQYCNPHQDNVAECWPAQLESTPLDEYAPYHLPTDYPYIQPVEESYFRKDFPLGSEMCYNIL